The nucleotide sequence GAAGGATAATGGCGTGAATACTCTTAAATATCAATCACAAGCCGTTGCAAAACCTTATTTTGTTTTTGCTATGATCTTGTTTGTAGGCCAGATACTATTTGGCTTACTGATGGGTTTACAATATGTTGTCGGCGATATCGTCGGTGGCTTAATCCCATTCAATGTAGCGCGTATGGTTCATACCAACTTGCTTATTGTTTGGTTACTATTTGGCTTTATGGGGGCGGCTTATTACTTAGTGCCCGAAGAAGCTGAAACCGAGCTGCACAGCCCTAAATTAGCCATTGTGCTATTCTGGATTTTCGCTGCAGCGGGTGTACTAACTATCTTAGGTTACTTGCTTGTACCGTATGCTACATTAGCGCATATCACCGGAAATGAGTATTTTCCTACCATGGGACGTGAGTTTCTTGAGCAACCAACGATTACCAAAATTGGTATTGTCGTTGTGGCACTAGGCTTCTTGTATAACTTGGGTATGACCATTTTAAAAGGCCGTAAAACAGCCATAAATATGGTGCTAATGACTGGTTTAATTGGTCTAGCGGTATTCTTCTTATTCTCTTTCTATAACCCAACTAACTTAGCATTAGACAAATACTTCTGGTGGTTCGTCGTACATTTATGGGTTGAAGGTGTATGGGAATTGATCATGGGCGCTATTTTAGCCTTTGTATTAATCAAAGTTACCGGTGTTGACCGTGAGGTTATCGAAAAATGGTTATATGTCATTATCGCTATGGCGTTAATCTCAGGCATTTTAGGAACAGGACATCACTTTTACTGGTTAATGGTACCTGAATACTGGCAGTGGGTTGGTTCAATTTTCTCTGCAATAGAACCGTTACCTTTCTTTGCGATGGTGTTATATGCCTTTAATATGGTTAACCGTCGTCGTCGTGAACATCCAAATAAAGCGGCTACGTTATGGGCTTTAGGTACTGCGGTAATGTCATTTTTAGGTGCTGGCGTGTGGGGTTTCCTACATACACTTGCACCAGTGAATTACTTTACTCATGGTACGCAAATCACCGCCGCTCATGGTCATATGGCATTTTACGGTGCTTATGCAATGATCGTTATGACGATAATGTCATACGCTATGCCTAAATTACGTGGCATAGGCGAAGCTAACTGCAATAAAGCACAAGTTACTGAAATGTGGGGCTTTTGGCTAATGACCGTGGGTATGGTATTTATTACTTTATTCTTAACGGGCGCTGGCGTATTGCAAGTTTGGTTGCAACGTATACCTGAAAGCGGTGAAGCATTAAGCTTTATGGCAACTCAAGACAAATTAGCTATATTTTATTGGTTGCGTGAAGCTGCTGGTGTGGTATTCCTTTTCGGTCTTATTGCTTACTTGGCTAGCTTTTTTGTAACAGAGAAAAAAGTTGCTTAGTACTGAATACATAGTACTCAATAAATAGTACTGAATATTGACATTCAAGTTATTGAATAAAATATTTTAGTGATAATAAAGTCGTGGTAGAGATATCGCGACTTTCTTTTATCTCATACTTTAAATTTTTTATGCTGTTCGTTGCTAACTGATTACTAACTTATTCACCGTAATAAACTGAAATAATTAAATAAGGAGAAATGTTTGACTGATACTCAATTAACCCAACGTGAAAACAAGCACATACTTCAACGTATCGCTAAAGTTGTTGGCATCATAAGTATTGTTATCGCTTTTATTTGTGCCGGATATTTACTGACCTTAACTGACAGTGAAGATAAAGTGATTAAGGCCTTTTATGGTTCAATTTCATTTTTTTGTTTTATGATGGGCTTAGTGCTACACAGTATTGGCAGTGCAAACTTGCCTGATCTCACTGTGCCAAAAGATAACGTTATAGCAGATGCTAATCAAAAGTTTGTTATCGATTTACCATCTAGTTCTGAGCCTGAAGCAAGTGCTGATCTTTCTGACGAGCAAGAAGTAAATGAGACTAGCCATCACATCAACAGCGATAAAATAACTTA is from Colwellia sp. Arc7-635 and encodes:
- a CDS encoding cbb3-type cytochrome c oxidase subunit I; the protein is MNTLKYQSQAVAKPYFVFAMILFVGQILFGLLMGLQYVVGDIVGGLIPFNVARMVHTNLLIVWLLFGFMGAAYYLVPEEAETELHSPKLAIVLFWIFAAAGVLTILGYLLVPYATLAHITGNEYFPTMGREFLEQPTITKIGIVVVALGFLYNLGMTILKGRKTAINMVLMTGLIGLAVFFLFSFYNPTNLALDKYFWWFVVHLWVEGVWELIMGAILAFVLIKVTGVDREVIEKWLYVIIAMALISGILGTGHHFYWLMVPEYWQWVGSIFSAIEPLPFFAMVLYAFNMVNRRRREHPNKAATLWALGTAVMSFLGAGVWGFLHTLAPVNYFTHGTQITAAHGHMAFYGAYAMIVMTIMSYAMPKLRGIGEANCNKAQVTEMWGFWLMTVGMVFITLFLTGAGVLQVWLQRIPESGEALSFMATQDKLAIFYWLREAAGVVFLFGLIAYLASFFVTEKKVA